From the Pseudarthrobacter sp. MM222 genome, one window contains:
- a CDS encoding PhoX family protein has product MSVIPGRKFTLLPMLGHTKGKRSAVTCALKCDNACSGEVCNTSSNDYFRDIASATMSRRAVLGFGAAGALAVAFGGALASAESAVADGGPGLAAAAKNGFGRSKLTFTAIAPVDAAVDAFTVPQGFGWRPVIRWGDPLFNDAPDFDLNNQTAAAQARQFGYNNDYTDILEVPGSKGRRAVLFANHEYTNETIMFPATMPAAEVRAVAAAAHGLTVVELERGNKNQPWNYVKGARLNRRYLNDTTYELTGPVAGSALVRTVADPAGRSIRGTLGNCSGGTTPWGTVLSGEENFNGYFVSAGTSAADKRYGLTNKPTARQWELDDPRFNTNNPGYENEANRFGWVVEVDPFDPTSTPKKHSALGRFKHEGANVIVAKSGHVVAYMGDDERFDYLYKFVSAGTYREGDRAHNMTLLSDGDLYVAKFAGSSPALQLDGTGTVPSDGGFDGTGQWLPLVVDGKSAVAGMSVEEVLVYTRLAADKVGPTKMDRCEDVEPSLHTGKVYVACTNNSDRGSFGKEGATEVNPRNNNRDGHIVEITETGDQTSTAFTWNLLMVCGDPSQGDVTYFSGFPVDQVSPISCPDNLAFDSVGNLWISTDGAPSGIGKADGLFKVTLDGAERGRVEQFLAVPRDGETCGPIIHDEERMVFVSVQHPGEDGSFDAQLSFFPDYVAAGTAAAPGQARAPRPSVVQVFRTGA; this is encoded by the coding sequence ATGTCTGTCATTCCCGGCCGCAAGTTCACCCTGCTCCCCATGCTCGGCCACACCAAAGGCAAGCGCAGCGCCGTCACCTGCGCACTGAAGTGCGACAACGCCTGCTCCGGCGAAGTCTGCAACACCAGCTCCAATGACTACTTCCGGGACATCGCTTCCGCCACCATGTCCCGCCGGGCCGTCCTCGGCTTCGGGGCCGCGGGAGCCCTCGCTGTCGCGTTCGGTGGCGCGCTGGCCTCGGCAGAGTCGGCCGTGGCCGACGGCGGTCCGGGCCTCGCGGCCGCCGCCAAGAACGGCTTCGGCCGGTCCAAGCTCACGTTCACGGCGATCGCGCCGGTGGACGCCGCCGTCGACGCCTTCACTGTGCCGCAGGGCTTCGGCTGGCGGCCGGTCATCCGCTGGGGCGACCCGCTGTTCAACGACGCCCCGGACTTCGACCTCAACAACCAGACCGCCGCCGCGCAGGCCCGGCAGTTCGGCTACAACAACGACTACACGGACATCCTCGAAGTTCCCGGCAGCAAAGGCCGCCGTGCGGTGCTCTTCGCGAACCACGAATACACGAATGAGACCATCATGTTCCCGGCCACGATGCCCGCCGCCGAGGTCCGCGCCGTTGCGGCCGCCGCGCACGGGCTCACCGTCGTGGAGCTGGAACGCGGGAACAAGAACCAGCCGTGGAACTACGTCAAGGGCGCCAGGCTCAACCGCCGCTACCTCAACGACACCACCTACGAACTGACCGGCCCGGTGGCCGGTTCCGCCCTGGTCCGGACCGTCGCCGATCCCGCCGGGCGCTCCATCCGCGGCACCCTGGGCAACTGCTCCGGCGGCACTACCCCCTGGGGGACCGTCCTCTCCGGCGAGGAAAACTTCAACGGCTACTTCGTCTCCGCAGGCACCTCGGCGGCGGACAAGCGCTACGGGCTCACCAACAAGCCCACCGCGCGGCAGTGGGAACTCGATGATCCGCGGTTCAACACCAACAACCCCGGCTACGAAAACGAGGCCAACCGCTTCGGCTGGGTTGTGGAAGTGGACCCCTTCGACCCCACCTCCACGCCGAAGAAGCACTCCGCCCTGGGCCGCTTCAAGCATGAAGGCGCCAACGTGATCGTGGCCAAGTCCGGCCACGTGGTGGCCTACATGGGCGACGACGAACGCTTCGACTACCTGTACAAGTTCGTCTCGGCCGGCACGTACCGGGAAGGCGACCGCGCCCACAACATGACCCTGCTCTCGGACGGGGACCTGTATGTGGCCAAATTCGCGGGCAGCTCCCCGGCCCTCCAGCTCGACGGGACCGGCACCGTTCCTTCCGACGGCGGCTTCGACGGTACCGGGCAATGGCTGCCGCTCGTGGTGGACGGCAAGTCCGCGGTGGCGGGGATGTCGGTCGAGGAGGTCCTCGTCTACACGCGCCTGGCCGCGGACAAGGTTGGACCCACCAAGATGGACCGGTGCGAGGACGTTGAACCGAGCCTGCACACCGGCAAGGTCTATGTCGCCTGCACCAACAACTCGGACCGCGGCAGCTTCGGCAAGGAGGGGGCCACCGAGGTCAACCCGCGCAACAACAACCGTGACGGCCACATCGTCGAAATCACCGAGACCGGCGACCAGACGTCAACGGCCTTCACCTGGAACCTCCTGATGGTCTGCGGCGATCCTTCCCAGGGCGATGTCACCTACTTCTCCGGCTTCCCGGTGGACCAGGTCTCGCCCATCTCCTGCCCGGACAACCTCGCGTTCGACTCCGTCGGCAACCTCTGGATCTCCACGGACGGCGCCCCGTCCGGCATCGGCAAGGCGGACGGACTGTTCAAGGTCACCCTGGATGGCGCCGAGCGCGGCCGGGTGGAGCAGTTCCTCGCGGTTCCGCGCGACGGCGAAACCTGCGGGCCCATCATTCACGACGAGGAACGCATGGTGTTCGTCTCCGTGCAGCACCCGGGCGAGGACGGCTCGTTCGACGCGCAGCTGTCCTTCTTCCCGGACTACGTCGCGGCCGGGACGGCAGCCGCGCCGGGCCAGGCCCGGGCCCCGCGCCCGTCCGTGGTGCAGGTCTTCCGCACCGGCGCCTGA